A DNA window from Thiothrix subterranea contains the following coding sequences:
- a CDS encoding DUF29 domain-containing protein: protein MGATAYKADYYEWTIEQAQLLKENRLGEIDLANLIEEVESMGASERNEFAHRLEVLLMHLLKWQYQADYPYRRSWQLTIIEQRKRLAARLRKSPSLKHHASEELTDAYDVAKIGAERETGLPESTFPTECPWSFEQVMNPDFMPD from the coding sequence ATGGGCGCAACGGCATACAAAGCGGATTATTACGAGTGGACTATCGAACAAGCGCAACTCTTGAAAGAAAACCGTTTAGGTGAAATCGACTTAGCAAACCTGATAGAAGAGGTTGAAAGCATGGGCGCAAGTGAGCGTAACGAATTTGCGCACCGGCTCGAAGTGCTGCTGATGCACCTGCTAAAGTGGCAATACCAAGCCGATTACCCCTATAGGCGTAGCTGGCAACTCACCATCATTGAGCAACGCAAGCGCTTAGCGGCGCGATTACGCAAAAGCCCCAGCCTAAAGCACCATGCAAGTGAAGAACTCACAGACGCTTACGACGTGGCAAAGATCGGGGCGGAACGCGAAACCGGACTACCGGAAAGCACCTTTCCCACTGAATGCCCGTGGAGCTTTGAGCAAGTCATGAACCCCGACTTCATGCCCGACTAA
- a CDS encoding helix-turn-helix transcriptional regulator — MKFFIKVELIDGLRLITGCTTDREYAATQWGLGKYSAVYADSVHDLKAESIRAGLTDPLTQERFVRLPEVMQLTGISKTTVYDYIRRGAFPKQYRLTTRISAWKLSEITTWVDSRTNGCAV; from the coding sequence ATGAAATTCTTCATCAAAGTTGAACTCATTGACGGCTTGCGTCTAATCACTGGATGCACCACAGACCGCGAATATGCTGCTACTCAGTGGGGCTTAGGCAAGTACAGCGCGGTTTATGCTGACAGTGTTCACGATCTGAAAGCCGAAAGTATCCGTGCCGGTTTAACTGACCCTCTGACCCAAGAGCGCTTTGTCCGTCTGCCTGAAGTCATGCAACTGACCGGCATCAGCAAAACCACCGTATACGATTACATCAGACGCGGCGCATTCCCCAAGCAATACCGCCTCACCACCAGAATTTCAGCGTGGAAGCTAAGCGAAATCACCACTTGGGTTGATTCCCGCACGAATGGGTGTGCTGTATGA
- a CDS encoding DUF29 domain-containing protein yields the protein MSAATKYETDFYGWAMEQANLLKHGQVSALDLENLIEEIEGMGKSQANQLHNRLELLLMHLLKWQYQPNFQGSSWQRTINEQRRRIAKHIGKNPSLKAKLDETYLDAYDDARNSAALETGLDLATFPELCQWSFEQAMNPEFMPD from the coding sequence ATGAGCGCGGCTACAAAGTACGAAACAGATTTTTATGGATGGGCAATGGAACAAGCCAACCTGCTGAAGCATGGGCAGGTGAGCGCGTTAGACCTTGAAAACCTGATAGAAGAGATTGAAGGCATGGGCAAGAGTCAAGCGAACCAGTTACACAACCGGCTTGAACTGCTGCTGATGCACTTGCTCAAATGGCAATACCAACCTAACTTTCAGGGTTCAAGCTGGCAGCGCACCATTAACGAACAACGGCGGCGCATTGCTAAACACATCGGCAAGAATCCAAGCCTGAAAGCCAAGTTAGACGAAACCTACCTTGATGCGTATGACGATGCGCGGAACAGTGCAGCATTAGAAACCGGCTTAGATCTGGCAACTTTCCCGGAACTCTGCCAGTGGAGCTTTGAGCAAGCCATGAACCCTGAATTCATGCCCGACTAA
- a CDS encoding replication initiation factor domain-containing protein, which translates to MAKRFDRDEWEDSLTRINRILAEKHARESGAFSAVSGDAGGAEYPPYCNTGGYDDSQEISKLQKTEKSYDLNVTAVDWLRLTTTDLDAYAQTMGDLLADGGLFNHADMDVKWTDKGMHGYDSSASILIWKDNDYLTVGHIAKAESGRNKGGLLELTGTGCKVLQLEHPALWLELFNLLQYHDWRISRVDVALDLHGEYAREMGYTVPKLLLQAKNSGLFQSDRLRNPNMKQSFSMAGDWSDLAIGNITPETYDPLEHCHAGLTAYVGNRKSADDFFRVYEKGKELLGGMAEPESIDRGWIRIEHEMSRKATGRNIPLEVMLRPDAYFAESRSGVRTILDAVRERQSLEAALTYQREQFKREKGLLLSKKLHWARHSYGRLVRTLVEKGMDSSEIVDMLSRISGLKEFVFDLADPPQEYSRFRVEVAA; encoded by the coding sequence ATGGCTAAGCGTTTTGACCGTGACGAATGGGAAGATTCACTCACCCGCATTAACCGCATTCTGGCAGAGAAACACGCCCGCGAAAGCGGCGCGTTTTCCGCTGTTTCTGGCGACGCTGGCGGCGCTGAATATCCCCCGTACTGTAATACGGGGGGTTATGACGATTCTCAAGAAATCAGCAAGTTACAGAAAACCGAAAAATCGTATGACCTGAATGTAACCGCTGTTGACTGGTTGCGCTTGACCACGACCGACCTTGACGCATACGCCCAAACGATGGGTGATCTGCTGGCAGATGGCGGGCTTTTCAATCATGCCGATATGGATGTTAAGTGGACAGACAAGGGAATGCACGGCTATGACTCTTCAGCGTCAATCCTGATATGGAAGGACAACGATTACCTCACCGTGGGGCATATCGCTAAGGCTGAATCAGGCCGTAACAAAGGCGGGTTGCTGGAACTGACTGGCACGGGTTGCAAAGTACTGCAACTCGAACACCCTGCTTTGTGGCTGGAACTGTTCAACCTGCTGCAATATCACGATTGGCGTATTTCCCGCGTTGACGTGGCACTAGACCTGCATGGCGAATATGCCCGCGAAATGGGCTACACCGTACCGAAGTTGCTACTGCAAGCCAAAAACAGCGGCTTGTTCCAGTCCGACCGCCTACGCAACCCCAACATGAAGCAATCCTTCAGCATGGCGGGCGACTGGTCAGACTTGGCCATTGGCAATATCACCCCTGAGACCTATGACCCGTTGGAGCACTGCCACGCCGGTTTAACGGCCTACGTGGGCAACCGCAAATCAGCCGATGATTTTTTCAGGGTGTACGAAAAAGGCAAAGAGCTATTAGGCGGCATGGCTGAGCCTGAAAGCATAGATCGGGGATGGATTCGCATTGAACACGAAATGAGCCGCAAGGCCACCGGGCGCAACATCCCGTTAGAGGTCATGTTACGGCCTGATGCGTACTTTGCCGAAAGCCGTTCAGGTGTAAGAACCATCCTTGATGCAGTCCGTGAGCGCCAATCACTCGAAGCCGCGCTCACGTACCAGCGCGAACAGTTCAAGCGTGAGAAAGGCTTGCTGCTATCAAAAAAACTGCATTGGGCGCGTCATTCGTATGGGCGACTGGTGCGCACCTTGGTTGAAAAAGGCATGGATTCAAGCGAAATCGTCGACATGCTTTCCCGTATCAGCGGCTTGAAAGAATTCGTGTTCGACTTGGCAGACCCGCCACAAGAATATTCACGTTTCCGTGTGGAGGTAGCAGCATGA
- a CDS encoding DUF29 domain-containing protein: protein MGAIQYETDYYGWTLEQAELIKSKRLDELDFDHLLEELESMGASEKRELLNRLRVLLMHLLKWQYQPEFRGRSWVNTIREQRRMIPVHLKQNPSLKGKLDEFMLDGYELGRGGAADETGLPESTFPPECPWSFEQAMNPDFMPD from the coding sequence ATGGGCGCGATACAGTACGAAACCGATTATTACGGCTGGACACTGGAACAAGCCGAATTGATCAAAAGCAAGCGGCTAGACGAACTCGATTTTGACCACCTGTTAGAGGAACTCGAAAGCATGGGCGCATCAGAAAAGCGGGAACTGCTGAACCGATTGCGTGTGCTGCTGATGCACTTGCTCAAATGGCAGTACCAGCCTGAATTCAGGGGGCGTAGTTGGGTGAACACCATCCGCGAACAGCGGCGCATGATACCCGTGCATCTGAAGCAGAACCCAAGCTTAAAGGGTAAGTTGGATGAATTCATGCTAGATGGGTATGAATTGGGGCGTGGTGGTGCTGCTGATGAAACCGGGCTACCTGAAAGCACCTTTCCCCCTGAATGCCCGTGGAGCTTTGAACAAGCCATGAACCCCGACTTCATGCCCGACTAA
- a CDS encoding ProQ/FINO family protein yields the protein MSNTTDKPRQTISITRKPAMPATTTTAPETGVVKRTGKRIIKRDQLPAATLTRPGKFEKPKPKPAKATRKPRQPPKPPKTPPSDLRARELSDSLNNFTVWRECLPLALGIEKQIFRHIADLHLSASKRVVSKALHYHTHKLTYLLAVGRGGMRFNLDGTDAGAITQGERDHAGRVLAAMPQST from the coding sequence ATGAGTAACACCACCGACAAACCCCGCCAAACGATCAGTATCACGCGCAAGCCTGCCATGCCTGCTACCACTACCACCGCACCAGAAACCGGCGTGGTGAAGCGTACAGGCAAGCGCATCATTAAGCGCGATCAACTGCCAGCGGCAACCCTGACCCGACCGGGCAAGTTTGAGAAGCCCAAACCGAAACCCGCGAAAGCAACCCGCAAGCCAAGACAGCCACCGAAACCGCCAAAAACGCCACCTAGCGACCTGAGAGCGCGTGAACTATCCGATAGCCTCAATAACTTCACTGTGTGGCGTGAATGCCTCCCGCTTGCCCTTGGCATCGAAAAGCAAATCTTCCGCCATATTGCCGACCTGCACTTATCCGCATCCAAGCGCGTCGTAAGCAAGGCGCTCCATTACCACACCCACAAACTAACCTACCTGCTGGCAGTGGGGCGGGGCGGTATGCGCTTCAACTTGGATGGAACAGACGCGGGCGCGATAACCCAAGGTGAACGCGATCACGCCGGGCGGGTACTGGCAGCAATGCCGCAATCAACCTAG